Proteins from a genomic interval of Candidatus Woesearchaeota archaeon:
- the glnA gene encoding type I glutamate--ammonia ligase, which yields MSDVRTVLQKIKNENLDMVDVKFVDLHGIWQHFSIPATELSEDTFENGLGFDGSSIRGFQEINESDMLLMPDPSTAFTDPFSSKTISLICTIKDPVTKEKYSRDPRYIAEKAAEHLKKTGVGDISYWGPEAEFFIFDSVRYSQNEYSSCHAINSEEGIWNSGRENEKDNPNLGFKIPHKQGYFPVPPSDTLQELRNDIIRTMIRCGIHIEVHHHEVATAGQCEIDMRFDSLVQMADKLMLYKYIVKNVARSHGKTATFMPKPIFNDNGSGMHCHQSIWKDGKNVFFDAQGYAGISQTAKWYIGGLLKHAPALCAFIAPGTNSYKRLVPGFEAPVNLVYSQRNRSAAVRIPLYSQSEKAKRIEFRTPDPSCNPYLAFAAMLMAGLDGVKNKIDPGEPTDVNLYELEGEAAAKIKSVPSSLKDALEALKADHAFLLDGGVFTKDLIDTWIKLKTEEVDAIRLRPHPWEFHLYYDA from the coding sequence ATGTCTGATGTTCGAACGGTTCTTCAAAAAATAAAAAATGAAAATCTCGACATGGTTGACGTCAAATTCGTTGACCTCCATGGTATTTGGCAGCATTTTAGCATTCCGGCAACTGAATTGAGCGAAGACACCTTTGAAAACGGCCTTGGCTTTGACGGCAGTTCCATTCGCGGGTTTCAGGAAATCAATGAAAGCGACATGCTCCTCATGCCCGACCCTTCAACAGCCTTTACCGATCCTTTCTCCTCAAAAACGATTAGTCTTATCTGCACAATAAAAGATCCAGTCACCAAAGAAAAATATTCACGCGACCCGCGGTACATCGCCGAGAAAGCAGCAGAGCACCTCAAGAAAACCGGCGTTGGTGACATCAGCTACTGGGGGCCTGAAGCGGAATTTTTTATCTTCGACAGCGTACGCTACAGCCAGAATGAGTATAGTTCTTGTCATGCCATCAATTCTGAAGAAGGGATTTGGAACAGCGGCAGAGAAAACGAAAAAGACAATCCAAACCTCGGCTTCAAAATCCCCCACAAACAAGGATATTTTCCCGTGCCGCCCAGTGACACGCTGCAAGAGCTGCGCAATGACATCATCCGAACAATGATACGATGCGGCATTCACATTGAAGTGCACCACCACGAAGTCGCCACCGCTGGCCAGTGCGAGATTGATATGCGCTTTGATTCGTTGGTGCAGATGGCAGACAAGCTGATGCTGTACAAGTACATTGTCAAAAATGTTGCACGATCCCACGGCAAGACCGCAACGTTCATGCCGAAGCCGATTTTCAACGACAACGGCTCGGGCATGCACTGCCACCAGAGCATCTGGAAAGACGGCAAAAATGTGTTTTTTGATGCACAGGGATATGCAGGCATCAGCCAGACCGCGAAGTGGTACATCGGCGGCCTGCTGAAACATGCGCCGGCGCTGTGCGCTTTCATCGCGCCGGGCACCAACAGTTACAAACGGCTCGTGCCGGGTTTCGAAGCGCCGGTGAATCTGGTGTACAGCCAGCGCAACAGAAGCGCCGCAGTGCGAATTCCTTTATACTCGCAGAGTGAAAAGGCAAAGCGCATTGAATTCAGGACACCGGATCCCAGCTGCAATCCGTATCTTGCGTTCGCGGCCATGCTGATGGCCGGGCTTGATGGAGTGAAAAACAAAATTGATCCGGGCGAGCCAACCGACGTGAACCTGTACGAGCTTGAAGGAGAAGCCGCGGCAAAAATAAAATCAGTGCCCAGCTCACTGAAAGATGCGCTCGAAGCGCTCAAGGCAGACCACGCCTTCCTGCTCGACGGAGGGGTGTTCACCAAAGACCTGATTGATACATGGATCAAATTGAAGACTGAAGAAGTGGACGCGATACGGCTCCGGCCGCATCCGTGGGAGTTCCACTTGTATTATGATGCATAA
- a CDS encoding transcriptional repressor translates to MGRISRKTKQKQLLTTLVSGTHAFFTAPDLFKKAHRRDADIGIATVYRFLKESQAASTLCSFSCNGKIIYSTTFTSHCHFICEKCGATSHFAVKDIGFLQNKLKGSICHFQIEVTGICEECQSIVSQQSL, encoded by the coding sequence ATGGGCAGAATCTCGCGGAAAACAAAACAGAAACAGCTGCTCACGACGCTGGTCAGCGGTACGCATGCTTTTTTCACTGCCCCTGACTTATTCAAAAAGGCACACCGCAGGGATGCCGATATCGGCATAGCAACTGTGTACCGTTTTTTGAAAGAGTCACAGGCCGCCAGCACACTGTGCTCGTTTTCATGCAATGGAAAAATAATCTACTCAACTACCTTTACCAGCCACTGCCACTTTATCTGTGAAAAATGCGGCGCCACCTCTCACTTTGCCGTGAAGGATATTGGTTTTCTGCAAAACAAACTCAAAGGAAGCATTTGCCATTTTCAGATTGAAGTTACGGGCATTTGTGAGGAGTGCCAATCAATCGTTTCACAACAATCTTTATAA
- a CDS encoding ZIP family metal transporter → MASIWVYTIISVLVVSLISLVGLITLAITSNRLKKVLIYLVSFAAGALFGDAFLHLLPEAVEHAGGLTVQLSLYVLGGIGLMFVVEKVIRWRHCHIHMETAHHHPFALMNLYGDAVHNFIDGLIIGASYLASIPVGITTTIAVILHEIPQELGDFGVLLHGGFSKMKALFFNLLTALTAVLGAIIALLLSGSAENLTAFFIPFAAGVFIYIAGSDLIPELHKDAGAKESLLQFCAFAVGIGFMALMLLME, encoded by the coding sequence ATGGCATCCATCTGGGTATACACGATCATCAGCGTTCTGGTAGTCAGCCTTATTTCCCTCGTCGGGTTGATAACACTGGCGATTACATCCAACCGGCTCAAAAAAGTGCTTATTTACCTCGTCAGCTTTGCTGCGGGCGCCTTGTTCGGAGACGCGTTCCTCCATCTCCTTCCGGAAGCTGTGGAACATGCAGGGGGCCTCACCGTGCAGTTGTCGCTGTATGTACTCGGCGGCATTGGACTTATGTTTGTTGTTGAGAAGGTTATCCGCTGGCGACACTGCCACATCCACATGGAAACCGCGCATCACCACCCGTTCGCGCTCATGAACCTGTATGGAGATGCGGTGCATAATTTTATCGACGGCCTCATCATCGGCGCGAGCTACCTTGCCAGCATCCCGGTGGGGATTACCACCACCATCGCCGTCATTCTCCACGAAATTCCGCAAGAGCTCGGCGATTTTGGCGTGCTGCTCCACGGCGGATTTTCCAAAATGAAAGCGTTATTTTTTAATCTCCTCACTGCGCTCACTGCAGTTCTGGGCGCAATAATTGCGCTCTTGTTGAGCGGATCAGCAGAGAATCTCACCGCGTTTTTCATTCCGTTTGCTGCAGGCGTGTTTATTTACATCGCCGGCTCTGACCTGATTCCAGAACTGCATAAGGATGCCGGAGCAAAAGAATCGCTGCTGCAATTCTGCGCGTTTGCCGTGGGTATTGGCTTCATGGCACTGATGCTGTTGATGGAGTAG
- a CDS encoding type II toxin-antitoxin system VapC family toxin: MMLLDTNIFIDHLRKHAPAIRFFESIADADDVIFSAITEAELIAGKECADARKKEFTLHFLHRWEKIMVTNPIAVLGGDLSRDYGLALPDALIAATALVYDAELLTKNIKHFQVVPKLHVRMPY, encoded by the coding sequence ATGATGCTCCTTGATACCAACATTTTTATCGATCATTTAAGAAAGCATGCTCCTGCCATCCGTTTTTTTGAATCCATTGCTGACGCTGATGATGTTATCTTTTCTGCAATTACTGAAGCCGAGCTTATTGCCGGGAAAGAGTGTGCCGATGCACGAAAAAAAGAATTCACGCTCCATTTTCTACACCGCTGGGAAAAGATAATGGTTACTAATCCTATTGCGGTTCTTGGAGGTGATTTGTCTCGAGATTATGGCCTCGCTCTTCCTGATGCATTAATCGCCGCGACAGCACTTGTTTATGATGCTGAACTTCTGACAAAAAATATAAAACATTTTCAGGTGGTTCCAAAACTACACGTGCGAATGCCGTATTAA
- a CDS encoding ABC transporter substrate-binding protein → MNKQHSFLMIVSVALLLLLTGCTVQKRSEVTTQNYKLGFMGPQTGDAASIGVPNRETAELALEEFNANSDKKIDIVFEDDRCEGKTATTVAQKLIDQDKVSAIIGTLCSSALLATAPIAEPAQVVMLSYGATSPKIKDAGDYVFRVVPSDAGQGKKAAALVKGSGAKKVGVLFRNDDWGVGISGVFVNEAKKLGLDVTVESLEPGSNDVRTQLTKIKEFNPDAIYMPLFPAEAPIVLKQIKELGITATLVGADASKDDTVLTNAGDAAEGFTVTLPAVPESAELTALNEKFKAKYNKDSSAYNPETWDATMILLNACAKTDCTGSAIKDYLNQMGEYNGVSGTFEFDEFGEVEKSYDLFVVKDGKFVKQE, encoded by the coding sequence ATGAACAAACAACATTCTTTTCTGATGATTGTTTCTGTTGCCCTGCTGCTCCTGCTCACAGGATGCACAGTGCAGAAACGCAGTGAAGTCACCACGCAAAATTACAAGCTCGGCTTCATGGGCCCGCAGACCGGTGATGCCGCGTCCATCGGTGTTCCGAACCGAGAAACAGCAGAACTGGCATTGGAGGAATTCAATGCAAACAGCGACAAGAAAATAGACATTGTTTTTGAAGACGACCGCTGTGAAGGAAAAACCGCGACGACTGTTGCGCAGAAATTGATTGATCAGGACAAAGTATCCGCAATAATTGGAACGCTGTGCTCGTCTGCATTGCTCGCCACTGCGCCGATTGCAGAGCCGGCACAGGTTGTTATGCTTTCCTACGGTGCGACAAGCCCGAAAATAAAAGATGCAGGAGACTATGTCTTCCGTGTCGTGCCTTCTGACGCTGGCCAAGGGAAAAAGGCAGCTGCATTAGTCAAGGGATCAGGCGCCAAAAAAGTTGGTGTCTTGTTTAGAAATGACGACTGGGGCGTTGGCATCAGCGGTGTCTTTGTTAACGAAGCAAAAAAGCTTGGCCTTGATGTAACGGTTGAGTCTCTTGAGCCGGGCAGTAACGATGTACGTACCCAGCTGACCAAAATAAAAGAGTTCAATCCCGACGCAATCTATATGCCTCTGTTCCCTGCCGAAGCGCCCATTGTGCTCAAGCAGATTAAAGAACTTGGCATTACGGCAACACTCGTTGGTGCGGATGCGTCCAAAGACGACACCGTGCTCACGAATGCGGGCGACGCGGCTGAAGGATTTACCGTGACGCTGCCTGCGGTTCCTGAATCTGCAGAACTCACGGCGCTGAATGAAAAATTCAAGGCAAAATACAACAAGGATTCATCAGCGTACAACCCTGAAACATGGGACGCAACGATGATTCTGCTGAATGCCTGCGCCAAGACCGACTGCACAGGATCAGCCATCAAAGACTACCTCAACCAGATGGGCGAATACAACGGCGTATCAGGGACCTTTGAATTCGATGAATTCGGTGAAGTAGAAAAATCCTACGACCTCTTCGTCGTTAAGGATGGCAA
- the msrB gene encoding peptide-methionine (R)-S-oxide reductase MsrB: MKKPTPAQCHILYEKGTEPAFSGKFVDNKKKGTYTCAGCSSELFSSDTKFDSGTGWPSFFDAKNKKVKLEKDTSHGMERVEVLCAKCGGHLGHVFDDGPKLTFKRYCINSGALEFEEAKTH, encoded by the coding sequence ATGAAAAAACCAACTCCTGCCCAATGCCACATCCTGTATGAGAAAGGCACCGAGCCTGCATTTTCAGGAAAATTTGTGGACAACAAAAAGAAAGGAACGTACACCTGTGCAGGATGCTCCAGTGAATTATTTTCTTCTGACACAAAATTCGATTCCGGCACCGGCTGGCCGAGCTTTTTTGACGCGAAGAATAAAAAAGTAAAACTTGAAAAAGACACGAGCCACGGCATGGAACGCGTTGAAGTGTTGTGTGCGAAATGCGGCGGCCATCTGGGCCACGTGTTTGACGACGGGCCGAAGCTGACATTCAAGCGGTATTGCATTAATTCTGGAGCGCTGGAGTTTGAAGAAGCTAAGACACATTGA
- a CDS encoding AbrB/MazE/SpoVT family DNA-binding domain-containing protein, with translation MGIAKITRNWQVTIPKDVRELKGLEEGGSVIFAIEGDRVDILKLNKDVINAAAGLWTTTKETGVEYENRMRKTWEPRRKREFQ, from the coding sequence ATGGGCATTGCGAAAATAACTCGGAACTGGCAGGTCACCATCCCAAAGGATGTACGAGAACTCAAAGGCCTCGAAGAAGGAGGCAGTGTCATCTTTGCAATAGAAGGTGACCGCGTTGATATCCTCAAACTGAACAAAGACGTTATTAACGCTGCCGCAGGTTTATGGACCACTACAAAAGAAACGGGTGTTGAATATGAAAACCGGATGAGAAAAACATGGGAGCCCCGAAGAAAACGTGAGTTTCAATGA